gacctgtatgtgccaaaatgtttgtggcagccctttttgtagtgactagaaactggaaaatgaatggatgtccatcaattggagaatggttgggtaaattatggtatatgaatgttatggaatattattgttcttttgatcatttcttacagaaattccataatattcacataccacaatttattcagccaatctccatttgatgggtatccacgtagtttccagtttctggccaccacaaagagagctgccacaaacattcttgcacattcaggtccctttcccttctttaacttTACTTGACTTTGAATACTAATGGCTTTGAACAATTTAGGATATTGCTAATTGGTAATAAAAGAGGAATCTTAGGGAAgcaaacatgataaaaaaaatttttatttttagtttccccTGTGTTATTTCTGCTGCCACCACcaggaaatttatttattcaaataaataatttgaaattatacaagGGGAAATacttttgggatataagcccagtagtaaaactgctgggtcaaagggtatgcacagtttgataactttttgagcatagttccaaattgctctcttgaatggctggatgtattcacaattccaccaacaatgtatcagtgtccatcttttcccacatcccctccaacattctgcattatctttccctgtcattctagccaatctcatagatatgtagtggtatttcagagttgtcttaatttgcatttctctgattaataatgacttggagcatcttttcatatgactagaaatagtttcaatttcttcatctgagaattgtctgttcagattctttgatcatttatcaattggagatttgcttgatttcttataaattagagtcaattctctatatatttaggaaatgaggccttaattggaacctttgactgtaaaaatgttttcccagtttattgtttcccttctaatcttatctgcattagttttgtgtgtacaaaaacttttcaatttgatataatcaaagtttcctactttgtgatcaataatgatctctagttcttctttggacataaattcattcctcttccacaggtctaagaggtaaactatcctatgttcctctaatttatttataatctcattctttattcctaggtcatgaacccattttgacctgatcttggtgtatggtgttaagtgtgtgtccAAGAACATGATTGTTATTAACTAATTGAAGAGCAGTCATGATAAGTGGTGATGTGttcatatcaatgaaatcacagatatttgAACTATGTAAGAATTGGATGGATCAGGTTCAGATATTTTTAGTtagggaaagagaaatatagaaaaacattGAGCTTACATAAAAGTTATAAATGATTCTTAGTTTATCTTAAGATATTCAGAAATGAGTCTCTGTCCATACATGCCACCTTGTTTGACCATTGAGAAATTCATTCCATATATTCTTTAAATGTTGACAAAGATCAACATTGGTATTGCAGTGGAATTTCCcgatattttgaatatttttgagtATGTGAAtttggttaatttggttattatttattcatttgaggCAATGTGATACTATGTATAAATGGTCAGCTTTGGAAACACTTTGGTTCAACTTCCGGCTCTGATATATGCTGGCAGTGTGACTGTGGGCAGGTCACATGATCATCATAATCCTCATCATCCTCATTCttagtattattgttatttagaaggaaaaaaaacttttatgttGGATAAAATTTTTTCTGCTTGACTCTAGAGAATAAATGGGACCAAAggacaagatttttaaaagtagggcttcatttcaatttaaaaacGGGATAGTCTGCTTATTGGATTGGTGAGTCCTTCACTAATGCCCTCTAGGAAACTATAAGTTTTGATCTAGTTGCTGATCTATTTTAATGGAGGATTTTCATATATCATTGTTCCCTATACTATTGAAATCACAAAAACATTCCATAGGATCACAGCATGTAGAGATGGAATGATCATAGATAAAGAACTATATGTGACCCTAGAGGCCACTCCcttgttataggccagaactctgtacttgaaacaaggattcttataaggtgctaactcagtggaattgataagacaatagttatctagtttagcatggtgattaatagttccctagttcagtatgattgatttaatcttaccacAAATAATAGttccctaatgatataatgattggtttatactcaatataCTGTAAAcgatctaattataatagagtatataagctggaACAAACTCAGCCATGATCAGACTCAAAGAAGACAGAAGattggaggtgggagctcaagttCTCGGAGCCAAGGAGaaagattcactccatctcacttCACCTTGGTGGCTgacctgtcctcctgcatttccttTGCTGAGACCAAGTTAGCCTGGACTCcaagcaaggagacaataaagaatttggacttaacacctggctattcttgtggtgattactttcCTGAAATGAAGGCActccaagatctccagaaaaccaacgAGAACACTAcactccccattttacagatgaggaaaatgaggctcaagaaattaaatttgaaatcaagATTGTTGTAAGTAGCAGAGCTACAAATGAAACTCAGatcttttcatttcaaattcaTCCTGCTTTTCATAGCTCCATGATTTTCCCTCCCCTACTTTCAAGTTCATTGATATTGACTTTTTCGACATTACACCTCATCCAATTCCAAAAGCAGCCCTTCTTTCCATAATGTCAAGAGATCTTAGTTCATTAAACAATGAACTAGAGGTCAGAATGATTGTAGAAcagtataaatatttattgaagaacCCATAGtatcaaggaaggaaggaaggaaggaaggaaggaaggaaggaaggaaggaaggaaggaaggaaggaaggaaggaggaaaagtaagagaaaggaggtggagaaagaagaggagggtgACAAAGAGGAGGAGGATCAAGAGAAGGaacaggaagaagaggaggaaaaggaaaaggagaaggaagagaaagaggaagaagattaaggagagaggaagaatattaagaagaaagaggagcagaaggaggaagagaaggacaattagaaggggaagaggaaagggaagcagaagaaaggaacaaacaaaccaacaaagggagagaaggagggagggagagaagagagttagggatggagggaggaaaggaggaaggaaggaaggaaatagatgAAACATATATAGGTAGATCGATACAGAGATAGGTAGATTATTGGTGGTGGTAGTAATGGGTTTTGTCCTTTCTACCTGAAAAGGACcaaaaatgatatcactatgttagagctGAGTTACAGCCTATTTAACTGAGGCTGCGTAGACCAATGtaagcttggaattttctgtcacaggttggacacaaattaTACCTATGAACATCTGTGATAGCTTCTCTAATTGCATGCATTTCACATGTCTCTTGGGCAAATAGAAGGACATatggatacatagatagatacagagatgATAAATAGATACATTGATACATTGATAgatacatagagacagagagagagaaaaaagatagaatttattaaacacttatcttgtgttaggcactattctaagcacaaaggaagaaaataagtcaGACAGTTACTgacttcaaagaatttacattctaatggaagaagataaCTAAAGAGAAACTGGAataagaggaggaaggggagcagCTGCCAGAGAAACCTGAGCAGTGTCCTAGAATCTTGGCTCAgacaaaataaggcaaaaattaactaatcagaaCCAAGGGCACCAGGAATAGAGTTCAGGTTATTCTGTTGGGGATGGGATAATGTAACACTCAGAGATAAGGAGATAGGGTACAGAATACTGCTAAAGTTAGAAGCTCCTCTGTGTGCTGAATGCCCTCATAATTTTGGGGAGAGtgagatcattttcctttttatttgtagatgagttcaaatcccaggtgactattaaataaaaaaaattagattaagtaattgttaaaaaaaaaattttaggcaGATTACTTAAGAAGCTCACTAAATCAAATTCAATATCTAAAGTTTGAAGTAATttcacacagagagaaaagaattagaataaaaatataagaccTACATTTTTAATCACTATCTTACTATTGTCTTGCTTTGGGCCATTACGAATGTCACAACAATGTGAAGTGTtcgttgtttttcttcttttttcaagtTGCCAAATGAATGTTGGAGAACAGAGGGGTTCTTAACATAGGATCtgtgaatttgttcttttttatattttgataaatatattttaatataatttatttcttttgtgaatctatgaattttaatttattaatttaaaaacattattctgagaagagattttTTGGCTTTATCAGGCTGCCATGGGATTCCATggcaaagaaaaagttaagaatctcCTACAATAAAGTATCACATAGGTCTTGTACAGCCCTGACTTTATTATATGAATCTACAAGGGATAGCTAGAAATATCAATAAAGCAAAAGAATTTTACAGgatatttttgaaaatggaaGGGATTTACTGAATTATAATTAGCAATGATGACTTTCACTGATATTGCTAAGATCTTAAACTTACTAGAAGGAAAGAATAATTTAAGAACTTTTAGAAGCATACATgtgcaaactttttttaaatttccatatcaaatgaaatttatcttAGACATCCTTCATTCTATATAAAGTGGGTCTAATTTGTACCATAGGCAAGTGGATTTAATTAACTCCAAAAGAAAAGTCTCATTATAAGCCAATCTTAGCTCTTCCTCAAACTCTAAACTTTTCTCAGGATTATattacaaagttttgcaaagtgttttatatatttatgcctTCTCTCTGTTTGTATGAAATTACTTTTAACTTTGATTAAATATAGAAAGCAAGATATTGAGCTCCTTAACTCATCTAATATTGTTTCAGCAATTATTTCTGCTATTAATGGGCTGGAATATGGACAACACTAGAATCAGTAACTTTATCTAGATGGCTTTATAAAGTGAAGAATATAGAATTTTGAATGAAATAGTGATTCCATCTGGATGGTATAATAGAATAAAGAGAATAGAATTTGGGAggaaaaacaaggttttgcaaaatgctttacatattcTATCATTTAGCACACATAATAACTCTCCAAGGTATATGCTATTATTGTTCCAATTTCATGGATAATGAATTAATGCAAACAAAGGTAAAATGATTTTCAGGGTCACAATGTAAGCGCTTGAAAcggaattcaaactcaagtccttGTGATTCCAAGACCAGAACTATATCCAATAATATAATCGATGAATAGCATTATCATAAggctcaaatatttattgaaatgtcCTAATGATTGTTCTTCATTCTCCTCTAATGTCCTGCagctgaaaggagagagaaattgaaaACACTAATAAAACAGTTTTAGCTGAATTCATTCTCCTGGGACTTTCCAAATACCTCAAACTTaaggttttctttcttgtgttatGCATGACAATATAGTCATCCTTTTTGGAAATAGTGTCATTATCATACTGAGCATTCTGGATTCCCATCTTCACACCTCCAAGTATTTCTTCCTCAGAAATCTCTCCTTCTTACATATCTGTTACACATTTGTGCCCAAAATTCTGGTGAACTTCCTGTCTACATGAAAATCCTTGTCCTTCTTAGGATGTGCAATCCAGATGTCAACCTCTTTTGCCATGGGAACCTCAGAGTGCATCCTGCTGGCTGTCATGGGTTATGACCACTATGTGGCTATCAGTAATCCTCTAAGATATCCCATTGTCATGCATAGGACTTTTTATGCAAACCTGGCTTCTTTGTACTGGCTAATAGGTGGTCTTAACTCTTTGTTTCAAACCATTCTTAAGATGCAATTGCCTTTTTGTGGGAAAAATATCATTGACCATTTCACCTGTGGAATACTGGCTGTCATGCACCTGGCCTATGCTGACATCTCCCTGAATAAACTCATCATGCTGGTAAGAATTGTAATCTTCACCTTAATCCCTCTGCTATTAATCATTGTTTCTTATGTCTTCATCCTTTCCACCATTTTACAGATCCATTCTGCTGAGGGCAGAAACAAAGCCTTTTCTACTTGTCTATCCCACCTGACCATGGTCATCATCTTCTATGAGACAATCCTCTTCATGTATATGAAGCCCAAGTCCAAGGCCTCACTGACCACAGATAAGCTGATTTACACACTTTATGGGATTTTTACTCCCATATTCAATCCCATCATCTGTAGTCTGAGGAACAAGGATATGAATGCTGCAGTGAAAAAAGTGCTAAGCAGAAGTCTGTCCTTATGGAAACTGAAAGATTTGGCTTGGCTCTATACTGCTGGTCCACTTCATAAGACAATAACTTATTTGGATACTTTGAATTCCTCATTGTGGTATATATTCTCCTACAAGGAAGACTACAATCCCCATGTATCCCACATTATAAAATTCTGGTAcattttttctgataaattctcAGTACATGTTCTATCCAATCCAGCTGAGACtaacttttttaaagtaataCAAAGATATTAATTTATAACTTGGATTGTCtaccaaatatttcattcttaCTATAGATCCCTCCTGCTTTCTTTACCACTCATATATTAGATGATATTCCTTAGATGTTTTTGCATATAAACCTGTTTAAATTTATCATGTTATAGCttgttttttatcatttcatcATATTTTGGGGtggttaaaaagttttttgggcCACAGCAGCTAAGCAAAATAATATCAACTATATGACCTTTGAAACACATTTGCATTTATAGAATTTTTCACAAGAGAATATGAGACTTAGTTATCTATACTCAGTATCCACTGAATCTTCCTTTTGTGCTGAATAAAACTGTGAtataatcaaatgatataatatttgtaatgtacaCAGAACAATTCTTAtaaggtgcctaataaatgtttgttctacTCCTCTTTTTGTGTTTGAGGTTCtgacgtatatatacatatatatatatgtgtgtgtgtgtgtgtgtgtgtgtgtgtgtgtgtatacacacacacatatatataatataagtttacatatgtatatataatatacatgtgttgcattgcatataaaatatgttatgtatatattggattggAGTCTGGAAAGCATAGATTAAAATATTGCCTCTGtcatttactagttctgtgaccatgggcaagttacttaatatcCCTAAAATTCAATCAGTTCTCTCAGAATCATCTACTAATTTTTAGACAGGTTGCTGTTTACAACAATGTTGTTCTTAAATCTTAAATTTATGACACATATACAGCATATGGTACTACATCTAGACTGCTCTCTAAATTTGATATAATAGCTCATAACCAGTATGTGGTTCTGATTTATTCAGGTCTTTGACAACTGAACACACAATCTACAAAGTTTTATCAAATTGGGAAGCCTTTCAGCAGAGATTCAACAGCTAGATTCTGTAGTTGTTTTCTGAGGACCAGACTCATTGATAAAAAAGAGCTCATCCAGTGATGGCTTTctacctccctttcttccttctttccttctctctttccctccctcctgccttccttcctttcttaatttttccagCAGATCATGAAGATTATTAACTAATGCATGGAACAATTACAATAGGTATTTGAAGAATAAATATTCACATTGATGACATCATAGGTTTTACAATTTtgatttttgcattatttttattgtcaCACTTTGATTTAAAATCCTGTAATCCTCTGCCTACTGATTTTTCTTactataattttcatttaattctttgatttcatttctaaaCCATCATGGAATTTGTTGGAACTGTTCCTTTGTCAATGTAGGGTAGGAGGTTGTTGCTCAATTTATTTTAACTCCATTTCCTTTGTGGGGAAGAATCTGTCTTTTGAGATGATTCTTCCTTGTAATAGTTGTTCATTTCTTCTCACAGAATTTGAAAATTCACTTTTAATGCCTTGAGACTTATGAATAGAATTAGATAACAcagaaaattcagagaaataatcAAAAAGTTAAAACATCCAGTTGTAATATCGCTGCATTGGgcttaagacaaaaaaaagaaagaaagaaagaaagaaagaaagaaagaaagaaagaaagaaagaaagaaagaaagaaagaaagaaagaaagaaagaaagaaagaaagaaagaaagaaagaaagaaagaaagaaagaaagaaagaaagaaagaaagaaagaaagaaagaaagaaagaaagaaagaaaacctgagttcaaattctgcttcagacattttctagctgcaTGAGATTGACCAAGTTATTTTAACTCTTTaaacctctgtttccttatttgtaagatgaGAGTGGTAACAATAATGGCACCTAACTGATAGGATtcttgagaggatcaaatgaaataaaatgtataaagtcctataaaccttaaaatgctacataaatggtAATATAGTAATATTACTAGATAGTTTCCTATTTTCCTCCATTCCCTTCCTTAGAGGTGAActaagagatagaaaggaaaagtagTAAATGTATAAAACTTAGTGGGAGCTTTATATAACAAGACCTCTGAGTAAACAAGGGAAGAAGAAACTATAgaaggaataatagtagtagcatttttataacattgtaagttttacaaaacactttccaaacatctcattttctcctcacagcaaccctggagGTGTTAttatattgtccccattttactgCAGTTGTTCAATTGATTACttacatccaactcttcatgaaccatttagatttttcttggcaaaaatactggaatggtttacaatttccttctccagcttattttacagatgaggaaactgagacaaatggggttaaggaacttacccaaggtcatacagctagtaagtgtctgagacctgatttaaACACAGGTCCTCCCAACTCCAGGGTCTGTAtcctactgcaccacctagatgcccccattttatacatgtataaactgAAACAGGAAGAACTTAAGTTACTTACCCAGGGTCAGCCAGCTAACAAAtttccaagaccagatttgaactcaggttttccaacTCCAGGCACAATGGTCTAACTACTATATGACTAAGCTGTCTTTGATCTCAGACAGCAGTTGCTAGTTTTGTGTTAATTAAGCAAACATGTCCAATCTAAACCATCTTTGCTTCTTCCAGTCAGTTCTCAGTCTGTGAATGGCTTCATTAAGTGATCTCAATCCTAAACTGCAACCTCACTCCACAGGCAGGGAATCTTGccccccccccatcccacccccaatTATCCAACAGAAAGTTAACATGGAGTCCCAAAATTGACATCTCTTTCCTCTCCAAGATTCAGACCCACAAAAATTTTGGGGTAGAAACTTCTCTAAGGACAAAGAAAGCATTTCTGGATTTTAACTTTTGAAGACTGAATCATGTAacctatttgtattttttttctttataaatttgactacAGAATTGGGAGGGGATGAGGAATGTCAATCAAACATGTTTAACAGAAGCTCATACAAAATTAGAACtagaaattatctaatccaactcctttatttaatacacaataaaaaattttttcaatgaaaatattgattattgaaaaactattttattttcagtcactctactcatttcttttttccaccaCATAACAATATGGGATTTTCTAAATTTAGGAAAATCTCGATTCAAATGCCATCTTTGtcatttactagttatataacCAGGAACAAGTCATTTGATTTCAATTGTTTTTGGTCCTGGACAGAAACTTGAAAGTTTTCCCCAGTCAGACTGATTCTTTTGGGAAAGCAAACTACACATATCTTTTGTCTCATTTCTAACCTAGCCTTTAAGGCTGAATGGGCATTGCTTCTGACAGACagacctgggaaagatcttagGTTAAAAAAGTCAAGTTCTTTCACTGAatcctgggccattgccagtcatcctaACCTAAGTTTTGCCACTGAATTCCAGCgaatggaggagaaagtgaaactgatgactttgcacagcccaaagtcacttaaatccagttcacttgcaaatCAAGTCATCACCTTCcggatgtcattggtcttcttcaaaaactGAGGTTGAATAACAATATGCATATGTACCTATGTATCCTCtgggatatatagatatagacatagatatagatatagatatagatatagatatagatatagagatatatatttataaagagagagagatgagtatatatagataaaagaagatacatggatagatagatagacaaaatTTCAAAACTCTGTCTTAATTGTCCAATTTGCTTGACCCACAGTCTTAAATTGGTCACTTATTCTTCAAAATTCCTCCTCCCTACAGTTGTGTTAACAAGAACCATTTTCCTGTTCCTCTGATTCACTCTTCAATTAAGATGCAGTAACATCTTCCTTCTAATTGCTTTGTGGATCATTGTCCCTGAAGGAGCAGAAAG
This sequence is a window from Sminthopsis crassicaudata isolate SCR6 chromosome 1, ASM4859323v1, whole genome shotgun sequence. Protein-coding genes within it:
- the LOC141550195 gene encoding LOW QUALITY PROTEIN: olfactory receptor 13C9-like (The sequence of the model RefSeq protein was modified relative to this genomic sequence to represent the inferred CDS: inserted 1 base in 1 codon; substituted 1 base at 1 genomic stop codon), producing the protein MLCEPRFLTPDQANLPKLEAGKREGPVSNNVPRSQEREIENTNKTVLAEFILLGLSKYLKLKVFFLVLCMTXIVILFGNSVIIILSILDSHLHTSKYFFLRNLSFLHICYTFVPKILVNFLSTXKSLSFLGCAIQMSTSFAMGTSECILLAVMGYDHYVAISNPLRYPIVMHRTFYANLASLYWLIGGLNSLFQTILKMQLPFCGKNIIDHFTCGILAVMHLAYADISLNKLIMLVRIVIFTLIPLLLIIVSYVFILSTILQIHSAEGRNKAFSTCLSHLTMVIIFYETILFMYMKPKSKASLTTDKLIYTLYGIFTPIFNPIICSLRNKDMNAAVKKVLSRSLSLWKLKDLAWLYTAGPLHKTITYLDTLNSSLWYIFSYKEDYNPHVSHIIKFWYIFSDKFSVHVLSNPAETNFFKVIQRY